In the genome of Campylobacter showae CSUNSWCD, the window ATTTTTTACCATAGTTCCGCGCTTTAGCGTAGCGCCCGCGCCTTTTACTTTTAGGTCTTTGATTAGAGTTACGTTATCTCCGGCGTTTAGTTCGGTTCCGTTTGCGTCTTTTGGCATATTTTCTCCTTTAAATTTAGCGCTCATTTTACTAAAAAATAAACAAAAAACAAAGCTTAAACTGTTAAAATTAAAAAAACGAGCCAAATTTACATGTTGTCGTTAAGTAAAGTCGTTAATTTGATTTTATTTTGGTAAGCTTGCGATAGTCGAAACAGTAAACTCTTCTCCAAATTTTAAACAGAAAGCTTTTGGAGATTTTAATTTTTAAAATTTAAGGCAAAAGGAATCAAATTTGACCCCTTTGCCGTTAAATTTAAATAAGCTTTTTGATGAC includes:
- a CDS encoding alkylphosphonate utilization protein, producing MPKDANGTELNAGDNVTLIKDLKVKGAGATLKRGTMVKNIKITDNDKEIEGRIDKMGVIVLKTEFLKKA